One genomic window of Notamacropus eugenii isolate mMacEug1 chromosome 6, mMacEug1.pri_v2, whole genome shotgun sequence includes the following:
- the KBTBD4 gene encoding kelch repeat and BTB domain-containing protein 4 isoform X2, translated as METPEEPGASTEENYFVHYTFRDRSHPGRVARGILQLCLEEELFADVTVAVEGREFRLHRLVLSAQSGFFRTMFTCNLREARHGVIELRDVSEPVFRLLLDYMYHGSVRLRADELQELYEVSDMYQLASLFRECSRFLARTVQAANCLPVMWLADRHSDPELYAAAKLCAQTHLARLRDTDEFLHLPHRLLADILQDGVPRSQNPSEAIETWVNFNKEERESFSESLRSSLKEIGENVHIYLIGKESSRTHSLAVSLRCAGDDSISVSGQNSLCHQITAACKHGGDLYVVGGEENDLDFFTKPSRLIQCFDTESEKCHVKPYLLPFAGHMHAAVHKDLVFIVAEGDSLVCYNPLLESFTRLCLPEAWSSAPSLWKIASCNGNIYVFRDHYKKGDASTYKLDPATSALTVTSGIKVLLTNLQFVLA; from the exons ATGGAGACGCCCGAGGAGCCTGGGGCCTCGACGGAGGAGAACTACTTCGTGCACTACACGTTCAGGGACCGGTCCCACCCGGGCCGCGTGGCCCGCGGCATCCTGCAGCTGTGCCTGGAGGAGGAGCTGTTCGCCGACGTGACCGTGGCCGTGGAGGGCCGCGAGTTCCGGCTGCACCGCCTGGTGCTGTCGGCGCAGAGCGGCTTCTTCAGGACCATGTTCACGTGCAACCTGCGCGAGGCGCGGCACGGCGTGATCGAGCTGCGGGACGTGAGCGAGCCGGTGTTCCGGCTGCTGCTGGACTACATGTACCACGGCTCGGTGAGGCTGCGCGCCGACGAGCTGCAGGAGCTGTACGAGGTGTCCGACATGTACCAGCTGGCCTCGCTGTTCCGCGAGTGCTCGCGCTTTCTGGCCCGCACGGTGCAGGCGGCCAACTGCCTGCCGGTGATGTGGCTGGCCGACCGGCACAGCGACCCGGAGCTCTACGCGGCGGCCAAGCTGTGCGCGCAGACGCACCTGGCGCGGCTGCGGGACACGGACGAGTTCCTGCACCTGCCCCACCGCCTGCTGGCCGACATCCTGCAAG ATGGAGTCCCACGTTCCCAGAACCCGTCAGAGGCCATAGAAACCTGGGTCAACTTCAACAAAGAAGAGCGAGAGAGTTTTTCAGAATCCCTCAGGTCCAGCTTAAAG GAAATTGGAGAGAATGTACACATTTACCTGATTGGGAAGGAATCATCTCGCACCCATTCCCTGGCTGTCTCCCTACGCTGTGCAGGGGATGATTCTATCAGTGTCAGTGGCCAGAACAGTTTGTGCCATCAGATCACAGCAGCCTGCAAGCATGGTGGTGACCTGTATGTGGTAG GAGGTGAGGAGAACGACCTGGATTTCTTCACAAAACCTTCTCGGCTCATCCAGTGCTTCGATACGGAGTCGGAGAAATGCCACGTGAAGCCCTACCTGCTGCCCTTTGCAGGCCACATGCATGCTGCCGTACACAAGGACCTGGTGTTCATTGTAGCAGAAGGGGACTCCCTAGTGTGTTACAACCCACTGCTAGAGAGCTTCACTCGGCTTTGCCTTCCTGAGGCCTGGAGTTCAGCCCCCTCCCTCTGGAAGATTGCCAGCTGCAACGGCAATATTTACGTGTTCCGGGACCACTACAAAAAGGGGGATGCCAGCACTTACAAGCTTGACCCTGCCACCTCAGCTCTAACAGTCACCAGCGGCATCAAGGTGTTGCTCACCAACCTGCAATTTGTATTGGCCTAA
- the KBTBD4 gene encoding kelch repeat and BTB domain-containing protein 4 isoform X1 gives METPEEPGASTEENYFVHYTFRDRSHPGRVARGILQLCLEEELFADVTVAVEGREFRLHRLVLSAQSGFFRTMFTCNLREARHGVIELRDVSEPVFRLLLDYMYHGSVRLRADELQELYEVSDMYQLASLFRECSRFLARTVQAANCLPVMWLADRHSDPELYAAAKLCAQTHLARLRDTDEFLHLPHRLLADILQDGVPRSQNPSEAIETWVNFNKEERESFSESLRSSLKEIGENVHIYLIGKESSRTHSLAVSLRCAGDDSISVSGQNSLCHQITAACKHGGDLYVVGGSIPRRMWKCNNATVDWEWCAPLPRDRLQHTLVSVPGKDAIYSLGGKTLQDTLSNAVIYYRVGDNVWTETSQLEVAVSGAAGANLNGIIYLLGGEENDLDFFTKPSRLIQCFDTESEKCHVKPYLLPFAGHMHAAVHKDLVFIVAEGDSLVCYNPLLESFTRLCLPEAWSSAPSLWKIASCNGNIYVFRDHYKKGDASTYKLDPATSALTVTSGIKVLLTNLQFVLA, from the exons ATGGAGACGCCCGAGGAGCCTGGGGCCTCGACGGAGGAGAACTACTTCGTGCACTACACGTTCAGGGACCGGTCCCACCCGGGCCGCGTGGCCCGCGGCATCCTGCAGCTGTGCCTGGAGGAGGAGCTGTTCGCCGACGTGACCGTGGCCGTGGAGGGCCGCGAGTTCCGGCTGCACCGCCTGGTGCTGTCGGCGCAGAGCGGCTTCTTCAGGACCATGTTCACGTGCAACCTGCGCGAGGCGCGGCACGGCGTGATCGAGCTGCGGGACGTGAGCGAGCCGGTGTTCCGGCTGCTGCTGGACTACATGTACCACGGCTCGGTGAGGCTGCGCGCCGACGAGCTGCAGGAGCTGTACGAGGTGTCCGACATGTACCAGCTGGCCTCGCTGTTCCGCGAGTGCTCGCGCTTTCTGGCCCGCACGGTGCAGGCGGCCAACTGCCTGCCGGTGATGTGGCTGGCCGACCGGCACAGCGACCCGGAGCTCTACGCGGCGGCCAAGCTGTGCGCGCAGACGCACCTGGCGCGGCTGCGGGACACGGACGAGTTCCTGCACCTGCCCCACCGCCTGCTGGCCGACATCCTGCAAG ATGGAGTCCCACGTTCCCAGAACCCGTCAGAGGCCATAGAAACCTGGGTCAACTTCAACAAAGAAGAGCGAGAGAGTTTTTCAGAATCCCTCAGGTCCAGCTTAAAG GAAATTGGAGAGAATGTACACATTTACCTGATTGGGAAGGAATCATCTCGCACCCATTCCCTGGCTGTCTCCCTACGCTGTGCAGGGGATGATTCTATCAGTGTCAGTGGCCAGAACAGTTTGTGCCATCAGATCACAGCAGCCTGCAAGCATGGTGGTGACCTGTATGTGGTAGGTGGGTCGATCCCCCGACGGATGTGGAAATGCAACAACGCTACCGTTGACTGGGAGTGGTGTGCTCCCTTGCCCCGTGACCGGCTGCAGCACACCTTGGTCTCTGTGCCTGGAAAAGATGCCATCTACTCTTTAGGTGGCAAAACCCTGCAGGATACCCTTTCCAATGCTGTTATCTACTATCGGGTGGGAGACAACGTCTGGACAGAGACTAGTCAGCTGGAGGTGGCAGTATCAGGGGCTGCTGGGGCCAACCTCAATGGAATCATCTATTTGTTAGGAGGTGAGGAGAACGACCTGGATTTCTTCACAAAACCTTCTCGGCTCATCCAGTGCTTCGATACGGAGTCGGAGAAATGCCACGTGAAGCCCTACCTGCTGCCCTTTGCAGGCCACATGCATGCTGCCGTACACAAGGACCTGGTGTTCATTGTAGCAGAAGGGGACTCCCTAGTGTGTTACAACCCACTGCTAGAGAGCTTCACTCGGCTTTGCCTTCCTGAGGCCTGGAGTTCAGCCCCCTCCCTCTGGAAGATTGCCAGCTGCAACGGCAATATTTACGTGTTCCGGGACCACTACAAAAAGGGGGATGCCAGCACTTACAAGCTTGACCCTGCCACCTCAGCTCTAACAGTCACCAGCGGCATCAAGGTGTTGCTCACCAACCTGCAATTTGTATTGGCCTAA
- the PTPMT1 gene encoding phosphatidylglycerophosphatase and protein-tyrosine phosphatase 1 isoform X1 codes for MPRVPAPSLPSGAAAQPQPKRVSGAVSRSDGSQPPGLPSRFPRTSSSSSGFGEEAAPAERGRQPSWACRRGRSPARGPGSLSSDPSSGQGPGTSRWARSGMAASTVLGAGLARILFYPTLLYTLLREKVSGPAHRDWYHRIDSTVLLGALPLRSLTPRLIEKENVRGVITMNEEYETRFLCNTFEEWKALGVEQLRLSTVDMTGVPTLENLKKGVQFTLKYMALEKSVYVHCKAGRSRSATMVAAYLIQKYLLSCLAVLETLSPMFWKQLVGHSGSSPRLQCIALQHYQPIEVYKWSPEEAVKAIAKIRSHIHIRPRQVEILKEFYKQVMAEAERTKASQEVPVHKGSRGTSKNS; via the exons ATGCCGCGGGTGCCCGCCCCCTCGCTCCCCTCCGGGGCCGCCGCCCAGCCCCAGCCGAAGCGGGTCTCGGGCGCGGTCTCCCGGTCGGACGGCTCGCAGCCGCCCGGTCTGCCGTCGCGGTTCCCGCGCACGTCATCGAGCAGCTCCGGGTTTGGCGAGGAGGCGGCCCCGGCGGAGCGAGGGCGGCAGCCGAGCTGGGCGTGCAGGCGAGGCCGCAGCCCGGCCCGCGGGCCCGGGAGCCTGAGCTCTGATCCGAGCTCCGGCCAGGGCCCGGGCACCTCGCGCTGGGCCCGCTCCGGCATGGCGGCCTCGACGGTGCTGGGCGCCGGCCTGGCGCGGATCCTCTTCTACCCGACGCTGCTGTACACGCTGCTGCGCGAAAAGGTGTCGGGGCCGGCGCACCGCGACTGGTACCACCGCATCGACTCCACGGTGCTGCTGGGCGCCCTGCCGCTGCGCAGCCTCACGCCGCGG CTGATAGAGAAGGAGAACGTGCGAGGAGTGATCACCATGAATGAAGAATATGAGACAAGGTTCCTGTGTAACACCTTTGAG GAATGGAAAGCGCTTGGAGTAGAGCAATTGCGTCTCAGCACAGTGGATATGACTGGAGTCCCAACTTTGGAAAACCTAAAGAAAGGTGTCCAGTTCACACTGAAGTACATGGCACTAGAGAAAAGTGTCTACGTTCATTGCAAGGCTGGGCGCTCCAGAAGTGCCACCATGGTGGCAGCCTATTTGATACAG AAATACCTCCTGTCTTGCCTGGCTGTCCTTGAAACTCTCAGTCCCATGTTTTGGAAACAGCTGGTTGGCCATTCAGGCTCCTCGCCGCGACTGCAGTGCATTGCTTTACAGCACTACCAGCCTATAGAG GTATACAAGTGGAGTCCAGAAGAGGCCGTGAAAGCTATTGCCAAGATCCGTTCCCACATCCACATCCGACCTCGGCAGGTAGAGATCCTCAAGGAATTCTACAAGCAAGTCATGGCTGAAGCAGAAAGAACTAAGGCTTCCCAAGAAGTACCAGTTCATAAAGGAAGTAGGGGGACTAGCAAGAACTCTTAA
- the PTPMT1 gene encoding phosphatidylglycerophosphatase and protein-tyrosine phosphatase 1 isoform X2, with protein MPRVPAPSLPSGAAAQPQPKRVSGAVSRSDGSQPPGLPSRFPRTSSSSSGFGEEAAPAERGRQPSWACRRGRSPARGPGSLSSDPSSGQGPGTSRWARSGMAASTVLGAGLARILFYPTLLYTLLREKVSGPAHRDWYHRIDSTVLLGALPLRSLTPRLIEKENVRGVITMNEEYETRFLCNTFEEWKALGVEQLRLSTVDMTGVPTLENLKKGVQFTLKYMALEKSVYVHCKAGRSRSATMVAAYLIQVYKWSPEEAVKAIAKIRSHIHIRPRQVEILKEFYKQVMAEAERTKASQEVPVHKGSRGTSKNS; from the exons ATGCCGCGGGTGCCCGCCCCCTCGCTCCCCTCCGGGGCCGCCGCCCAGCCCCAGCCGAAGCGGGTCTCGGGCGCGGTCTCCCGGTCGGACGGCTCGCAGCCGCCCGGTCTGCCGTCGCGGTTCCCGCGCACGTCATCGAGCAGCTCCGGGTTTGGCGAGGAGGCGGCCCCGGCGGAGCGAGGGCGGCAGCCGAGCTGGGCGTGCAGGCGAGGCCGCAGCCCGGCCCGCGGGCCCGGGAGCCTGAGCTCTGATCCGAGCTCCGGCCAGGGCCCGGGCACCTCGCGCTGGGCCCGCTCCGGCATGGCGGCCTCGACGGTGCTGGGCGCCGGCCTGGCGCGGATCCTCTTCTACCCGACGCTGCTGTACACGCTGCTGCGCGAAAAGGTGTCGGGGCCGGCGCACCGCGACTGGTACCACCGCATCGACTCCACGGTGCTGCTGGGCGCCCTGCCGCTGCGCAGCCTCACGCCGCGG CTGATAGAGAAGGAGAACGTGCGAGGAGTGATCACCATGAATGAAGAATATGAGACAAGGTTCCTGTGTAACACCTTTGAG GAATGGAAAGCGCTTGGAGTAGAGCAATTGCGTCTCAGCACAGTGGATATGACTGGAGTCCCAACTTTGGAAAACCTAAAGAAAGGTGTCCAGTTCACACTGAAGTACATGGCACTAGAGAAAAGTGTCTACGTTCATTGCAAGGCTGGGCGCTCCAGAAGTGCCACCATGGTGGCAGCCTATTTGATACAG GTATACAAGTGGAGTCCAGAAGAGGCCGTGAAAGCTATTGCCAAGATCCGTTCCCACATCCACATCCGACCTCGGCAGGTAGAGATCCTCAAGGAATTCTACAAGCAAGTCATGGCTGAAGCAGAAAGAACTAAGGCTTCCCAAGAAGTACCAGTTCATAAAGGAAGTAGGGGGACTAGCAAGAACTCTTAA